The region CATCTTGATAAGCTTTAGCTTCCTCGGTGTCATCCATAAGCTTTTGGACATCATCCAGATTGATCTCGCTTTGAATCGCCTTAACTGCATCAGTACCTGATTTTAAACTCTCAAATACAGCTTTCTGCTTGCTGGCTAGTTCAATATCCGCCAACTGAATCGAACAAAAATATAGAGTTAACAACGTTTCTACAATTTGCTACCGATCAAGAGCAAGAATCAACTTACTTGTTGCTCAACATTAATGAGCCATGTATCTACTTGTTTAAGCAATTCTTCTtgtgttttcttcttcttcaaggCTAACAAAGCTCTGTCCTTTCTCTTCTGACGAACCAACTCTTTAGCAGCTTCCTTTTCCGCTTCAATAACTTCTTCAAGCTACAAAATACCATACACAACATACAAACATCAACACATTGAATCACAGCCATAAGGCAAGATTGTACTAAGATgccaaaattgataaaatataaattttaaagtggGCAATGCTATAAATTTTAAGTCGAAAAACTATACTATTAAATTctatattcataatttttttcaataaatagcGGGCAACTGCCCACCATAAGCTCTTTCTAGGTCCGCTCCTGCACTGTCTAATTTTGAAATTGATCAGACAATGCCCATATCCAAAATCCACCATAAATTACgaatttcagagaaaaaaatagaatcagattagaaataaaaatataaaatggatCAAAAGAACTAACCTTTTGTTGATATTGAGCGAGCTTGCGGCGTTGGGTTTTGAGGGAGAGAATTGCTCGGTCAACGTCGGTGATTTTAGGTTTCTTCACAAATATGTTCCCCATCTCTACTTGTTCTATGTTAGATCGCCGGGCAATTAGTTCAGCCGGACAATTagttcattattttatttatggcCAAGCTATAAAATAAAACCCTCCAAATTATTCAAAAAGATCACATAaaccttttaaattattttttagtcaCTTGCGCTCTTAGTACTTTTAAATGGTTTAAAAAATGTGTAAGTGACTTTGGTTTCCATCATGTGAAGTGTGAATTGTCgaataacttttttaatatttcataaCAAGTTGAGGGAGTGAATTTATTCTTtgttctatttttattaaaggcttaatatatagtttgaccttAACTTGTATCATTTTACCTATCTAACtactaaacttaacgtctcacacCTATCAAAATtctaaacttgttaaataatctcATTTAACTCCTACacttgataaataaataaacattgaACATCTCCATACACGCAGTCTTATAGAGTGTTTCAAGTATTAGGTGGATACGGAGGAGTTCAACGTTTAATTATTTCTCAATTTTAGGGATCAAATAAGGCTATTTATAAGTTCGAGAGTTTGATAGGTGAGATATTAAGTTTATgggttaaatggataaaaaggtaaaagtttagagatcaaattttatataagcCAATTGTTAAACGCAAAAGCCATTCTTAAGTCCATGCacgtttatttattttgattttgagttTTTCCACTTAGAAGTGTAGAGATTAAGTTCTTATGCTTTTATTGTCTATGTacgttatttttttatatcagaAGGGTAGATTTGATATGAAAGTGAGAACTTTTGAGTCTGTTTAACTCTTTTTGTTCGATAATgactattaatatttttgtggcAAGTTGAAGGGTGAATTGATCATTTGTTACAACAACAAAATAAAGAGATAAATAGAACTACTAGTATTTACAGACTACACGCTACCTTTTAAAAGGAAAATGTGGTAAACGGAAAAATTAGGAAGGAAATGTGGCAAATGAAAAGAAATTAGAAAGTTGATATTTATGAAAACGTGTTTAGAATTTTATGTAATGTTACATGTTTTTATATGTGTATACAcacttttattattaaataataaataatttttttatggtaattaccaattttctattttttggtCTACTAACTAAAgtactaaaaaatgtgaaaaattgaaaaaaaaaatagaaagttaGTATTCATGAAAACATGTTTATAATTCGCtatcttaaataattaaaacatttatgcTTGAGATTAATTTCAAACAGTCCTTTCAAAATCGCTCTATTTAGCACGTTTGCGAGGTATGTGTGTGAGTTATAGACAATTtcgaaaataattatattttttattagtgTGATAGCCATTTGAAAGacttaaatttgattaattttttttttgaaatgggCTATAATTGagatattaattttcaaaacggATTAATTGAAAGTTTTGACTATAATTAATCTTAAAGGCGAATGTTTCgtatttttaagacattaaaccATTAGAATTTTGTCGTAATTTTCTcttgtttttatatttgtatacactcttctattattaaaaaaatacaattttttatgacaactacaattaatttttctatttttagtcTATTGAAgtattcaaaaattataaattataaattttctatGCATAACGTAGTTTCTATTTACTTGCGTAATTATTGTGATTTTCTttagataattttaaaacaGTTAAATTTCCCCTTCATTgtatttcaataatttaatattttcataatttttagttgtttatttaagtttttttatagaattcatTAATCGTTTAACACGTATTctagattttttaattatttgaatgtTTAATTAAGTCAtattataattatcttaattGTTACGATAATGAATGAATATATAAGTGAATTTATGTTAGCttggttttattattttataaatttttaaattagtatgaatgtttaattataaataaaaaaattgtttaaagtgGTCTTTCttacatatataataatatttttgagtCTGGTTCAACAGTTAGTGCAGGTATACGTGCTAATTCAATTTGATAAGTGGtttatattctatttttatcaataaaattctatatgtttgttattctaaattatattcaaaatttaattatcgGATTCAATGTATTGTTCggtttatgtaattttttatgaatataggtaaataaaaaataacaaaataaaattattctttttactagaaaatgcaaaaatataaaacaatatcaTTTACTGCTGGATTGTGAACTCCGATTGACGAATCTGACTTGTAAAACAAGATAGATTGTTAACCGAACGGTGGTTTATCACTCTTTAATATTTAAGTCAGTTTAGGTTTCAAGCGGGAGAGGTACGCATTTACCTCATATATTTTATAGTAGTGAGATTTGACCTAATTGAATCcaataaaaaatagattattttaatttttaaggaATAGGTTTTGAAGTAGGAAAaagatttctatttttttagtttagcaTGATCTTATTCTTTTTTCTAACAAGTAGTAGTTCTGAATAGAAATGTCTTTCTATTTTAGTCTTTATTCTTATAGATTTTCTCCTTAATTATCGTATCGTAGTTGACTTTAAACTTGATCTCTTATCAAGATTGTATCATGATATCATCAAAGGTTGGTTCAATATCTTAACTGTGAGGTTCGTTTTGCCACACTCTTTAGACATGCGAGTTTCTTAGGATTCGTCCGTATCGTCGGTTTATTTTGAGGCGAGTCCCTTAGTAGGCATCTTTAGCCAAACCGTCATAGAACTCAGTCAGTCATTGTGATTGATATAACACGTGTTTCCATCATTTACATAAACTACACTAGTAagcttaatatattatttgatcTCCGAGCTTGAACTTTTACCTCCCAtgtgattcttttttttttcttcattttagccTATCTaatatctcaatttttaaagtttttttaactTCTAAAGTAGAGACAGAGATACAAACGTGCTGATGCAGCGGAATAACTAGACCACACATAATAAAAActggaaaaaaaaacaagagatAAGATGAATTAAAGCACAAGATACGGGATTAGATAAGTGAAACGgtataaaaaatactaaaaaacaaacttataagttttttaaacaaaaaaaccatatttataagaatgttaaaattaaattcaaatttaactttttacgatatatttttatttgtatttaaaattttacagaTCAAATGTTTTTAGTTGGTAATCATTTTAGTGACTTCAATCACAAAACcccctaaatttaaaaaatgatcacCCTTTTAGTTTAATGATGACactcactaaaccccttttgcCCCAAAAATGACTAAAGTATTTCTaaacattattaattaaaaaagatcAGATCTAATCAAATCCAACCAAATCCAACTAAATTCAATCAAACCCAAAATCATTCACCCAACCCCCTGACTGACACCACCCGCCTGCCGCCGCCTTTGGAAAATAGACCCATTTGGGTGGTTTCCGACGGCGGCGACTTCCGGCTTCAGAGGCGGCGGCTTAGAAGAGTACAAGTTAAATGGTTGAAGATGAAGAGTTATACGAGTAAAACTATATAAGATGAGGGGTCAAATGATACAATAAGGCAAAAACATCACTGATTATTACAGCATGAGTTATTTAAGGCTCCATCTTTCCACATCCCAACagtcttctttttttctttcttttccacttcagtcttcttcttcttcttcttcttttcctccaaacttcaaatttcatttccccaactttctctctctagattCACATTCCCTcacactttctctctctaaaaactaAAATTCCACTCTCCAATTTGCAGTACATCGTCGCTCTCTTACCAGCTATGGCTGCAACTTCCAGATTCCACAGCACGGAGCTTAAATTTCACTGACACCAAGCGAAACCCTAATTGAAATTTGAAGGAAGAAATGGTTTTCAAGAACAAATTATTTTTCTCATCGAAGAAATCAGACACTTCAAGTCCGGATGGATCTTCTAACAGCCCGAGATCCATCGGGTCCAATTCCCCGATCCGATCCGACAAGAAAAAACCCAAATCTGTAAGTAAAGACGATTCTCCAACTCCAACTCCAACTGCAACTTCAACTTCAGCTTCTAGTTCTACAAGTAGCAGTAGTTTTGCTAGTAAGAAGCTACAATTACAGTCACAGGTTAAAGACGGGGttaaaaagaaagataaagaaTCTTCGGCGACAGTTCAATCGCCGAAAAAACTGTCATTTTCTAACAAGAAATCGGTAACTTCCTCCAGTAAAACAGCAACACCGGCGGTGCCTTTGGATAAGGCTACTGCTACTGGTGCTGCCTCGTCTTCGGTTTCGCCGATATTGGCGTCGTCGTTAGGGTTAAATAAGATTAAGACGAGATCCGGGCCGTTGCCGCAAGAGAGTTTTTTCAGCTTTAGaggtggtggcggtggtggtgaTAAAGGGTCGAGTAATTTATCGCGGTCGGGTGGCGGAGATGGAGGGTTGAGTTCGAGTTCAGGGAAGAAGGAGGTTTTGGGACAGAGTAGGATGATGAAAATGGGAAGTGGTGAGAGTTTAATTAGTGATATTAATAGTAATTGGGATAGTAATATGTCTAGTGGAAGTGGACAGCTAAGGGATGCAAGTCCTAATTTGCAGGGGAAATCGCGGTTGCTAAATGGGGAGCCATCGGCCGAGGCAGGTAATGcttgtaatttttgttattattacttGCTTTAATAGTTTGTGGATTAACTACATTTGCTGTTGCTCTTCTTGATGAATATGTTATAggattttatataaatataagtgGTGTTAAGTGTTTGGTTAAATGGCTTAGTGAACATACGGGGtgagtagtttttttttttttgtaatggaGTTACATTTGCTTGCAATGTAAGATAGAGTATCATTTCTGATTCgggttttagatttttttaagtttagaGTATGTAATGATCTTGTTTCATGTAATTAAGAATTATAAACCCATTTCTTGTGGACAAACTGAATTCTTTTGGTAAAGATGTCATGTCACCATGGGTGTTGGTGTGGTGCTTCCTTCCAATGACCTTTGACAGAACGGTTACTATCATTCTTAACATTGAATATTAATAATTAGGGTATTTGTGAATCCGTAGGGTGTAGAAATTAGTAGTCAAAAGTATCAGCTTTATATTTTGGCATTCATGCCATTAAAGGTACATCTTaggttatttataaaataaaatgttcaaATAAGTTTCTATTGTTTCCATTGGTGGTAAATCTTGTCTATCCTAGTGTCTTTTCCTTCTCTTTATTGTGATGTGAAAACACGAGGGAAGCTGCTACCTGCTGCTGTTATGAATGGACTTCCCAAAATCCAAGGGCAATGTAGCTCAAAGGCTGCATGTACATGGTTTCGGAGAGTATTTTGTATTaagtttaaatttcaaattcttACTGGTTCAGATGAATTAACTGCCATTCATATTGGCTGCAATTTGAAGTTTGGTACTTTTGCAGCCACATCAAAGCTTCATCTTTGAAGATCCATTATTGGTAGTGAAATGATAGTAGCTTTTTTAGATggtgaaataaaaaaagaactatAAAATTGAGCCGTGGCATTGGATGGGTGAGGAGGTTTGTCAGGGAGCATGGTTTAGGTAGTCCATCATTAATTGGTTGTATCTCCTAGGAAACGACTCAAATGGATGAAACATTTCACAAGTGGCTGTTAAAGTCTAGACATGTATCTAAAGAGGTGTTATTGTCTCCTAGAAATAGTTTCATCATTCATGTTGATACTGTTCAAATTTAATTCTCTAATTTTGGTTGCCAAAACCTATGTtgtacaaaaacaaaaatggaaATGGAAACAAATACTGCAAAACCGAACtttcaaaatatgaaaaaaaaatttgtaaagaAAACGcgcatataataaaaatatagagatatatttataagcattaaaaattataaaattttatatattttaagtttttaattatagaaaatatagTTTTATGCAAATAAATTATGCATGTGCACCTTCTATGCATATCAACTACCATTAGTCAATTTGTTTCTTCCCTGTATCTTCTCCTTTTTATGTTATAATGATACAGATTTTTAATATTGTTGCAAATTAGgatcagtttaaaaaaaaagtttggatGGTGAATAGATTTTGTATGTATGAAAAATGCAATGTGTTGTGCAAAAACTTCTTGTACGCTTTGGTGTTTCGTTTTACTCTTTCGGAAATACTTTAGAAATTtcgaaactctatatttataacatatcattataaaatatatagtttCTTCATTTTccattttggtattttttggtgtttCGTTTTCTAAAATTCTTCTGAAATTTCAGAACTATATAGTTATAACATATTATTGTAAAAAGCATAATTTCTTCGTGTTGCGTTGTGGCATTTGCTCGTTTCAATATGTTTGTTTTCGTGCTACATAAAACATGCATATTATTTGGTGCTCAAATAGGGAAAGGTGCGAAGGAAGGTAATGGCTGAAATTCTATGCTTGTTAGGTTACTGAATTTAGGAATGAATCTCAATGACTAGATGTTAAATGGTAAACTtgctatttttcttttttgcaagATACCTAAAGCTACCTTGATAGGTTCAAATGAGTCGTAGGTTTTCTGTGCTAGTTAGAAGCTCACTAACTAAATGATCAAATGATTggtatatttgttatttttcatttttacaaGGTGGAACTTCCTTGATAGGTGGATACGAGTCATCACAGGGTCGCTCTGGAGGCTTAAAAAGTTCTGATGCTATTACACCAGAGGTAATCAGGATGAGAAATTTTCTTTGTACAATTAGTGAATTTGCTTCTCTTAAATGTAAGTAAATTTTAGTTCATTCCCACGATCTCATCGAATGTGCTTTTCTAGACTAGTGATTGTGAAAACCCAAAGGAATCTGAATCTCCCCGTTTTCAAGCCATACTTCGAGTTACTAGTGCACCTAGAAAGAGGTTTCCTTCTGATATCAAAAGTTTCTCCCATGAATTGAACTCCAAAGGGGTGCGGCCTTTCCCATTTTGGAAGCCTCGAGGCCTAAATAACTTGGAGGTTAGTAACTGACCCATGACTATTATATGTTCCAGTAGATGTATTGTGCTTATGGTATTTGCATGTCCCTTCTAAATCAACTTGCTCTTACATACAGGAAATTGTGGTCGTTATACGGGCAAAATTTGACAAAGCAAAGGAAGAAGTGAATTCTGATCTAGCTATATTTGCTGCGGATCTGGTTGGTGTCCTAGAAAAGAATGCTGAAAGTCATCCTGAGTGGCAAGAGACTATTGAAGACTTGTTGGTTTTGGCTCGTAGTTGTGCTATGTCATCCCCGAGTGAATTTTGGCTTCAGTGTGAAGGTATAGTTCAAGAATTGGATGATAGGCGTCAGGAACTTCCTCCAGGAATGCTGAAGCAGCTTCACACTCGAATGCTTTTCATTCTCACAAGATGTACCAGGTTGTTGCAATTTCATAAGGAAAGTGGTCTGCCCCAAGATGAAAATGTTTTTCAGCTTCGTCAGTCTAGGCTTCTACAATCTGCTGAAAAACTTATTCCTCCTAGCATTGGAAGGGATGGAAAAAGTTCTAGTGCTGCCAAGGCATCAAAAGCAACTTCAGCAAGAAAATCTTATAGTCAAGAGCAGCATGGCTTTAATTGGAACAGAGGCCATGTTGAACAGGTAGTAAATTCAATCCCTACTGTAGATGACGCTTCAAAAAATATTGATACTTCTGGGAGTCGGTCTAGGATAGCTTCTTGGAAGAAACTACCATCTCCTGCAGGTAAAAGCGTGAAGGAAGTTGCAACTTTAGTTTCAAAGGAAAACAATGAGTGTCAGATGGAACCttcaaaattattaaacaaCAGGAAATTAGTTTCAGATGCAGATCTTTCTGCTCCTAAGACTTTAGAGCTTCCTGTAGCCAAAGATTCACATGACCACTCTACGAAGCACCAACATAAAGCATCTTGGGGTTACTGGGGAGATCAGCAGAATATTTCTGATGATAATTCAATAATTTGTCGTATTTGTGAGGAGGAGGTTCCAACTTTACATGTTGAAGACCATTCAAGAATTTGTTCCATGGCTGATCGATGTGATCAGAAGGGCGTAAGTGTGAATGAACGCCTTGCCAGAATTTCTGAAACTCTTGAGAAGATAATTGAGTCTTTTACCCAGAAGGATACCCAACCTGCAGTCAGAAGCCCTGATGTTGCAAAAGCATCCAATTCTAGTGTGACTGAAGAGTCTGATGTCCTCTCCCCAAAACTCAGTGATTGGTCTCGTAGAGGATCTGAGGACATGCTTGACTGTTTTCCTGAAGCTGATAATTCTGTTTTTATGGATGACCTAAAGGGTTTGCCTTCAATGTCATGCAAAACTCGTTTTGGTCCAAAATCAGATCAAGGAATGGCCACATCATCGGCAGGTAGCATGACTCCTAGATCTCCATTATTGACACCTAGGACCAGTCAGATAGACTTGCTTCTTGCAGGGAAGGGTGCTTTTCCTGAGCACGATGACCTTGTACAGGTAgttttgaaatttcattttttgctTTTGCTCAGTAATTAACAAAACATGATATTAATCTGATGTCTCAGTATTCTTGTGAAGTTAATGTAATAATTATTtgaactttaaatttcaatctgAGAGTTTACATTATATGCTCCAATGAGAGATATCTTCTCAAGTTGCATGATTGCTAGAGTATTGGGAAATAAGAGGATCTCTAGAGTATCAGGAAATAAGAGGATATTTAGTAGTCAATAAATTTGAGAACTGCTAAACAAGCTTTGCAAAGGAGTTCGAtatacttttttctttctttcaatttttaatatgtttaagaAAGAGACCATAATTAAGTTTGATCTTTAAGTTGTCGATTTTGAGGGGGAGATGATTCATAGACCTGATAAGGTTCTTATCTTGTTGAATGATGAGTTAATggacatttttcattttttttaatgttagacTGAATTTACTTTTATCTTGATGCAGATGAATGAACTTGCTGATATTGCTAAATGTGTGGCAACTACACCGTTAGATGATGATCGTTCTATTGCCTACTTACTTTCTTGTCTTGAAGACCTGAGAATTGTCATTGACCGAAGAAAGTTTGATGCACTTacagttgaaacgtttggaacaCGCATTGAAAAGCTTATTCGGTGGGTAAATGTTTTTGATACTTTACAGTTCAGAGACTTAAATGGAAAACCTTTTGAATCACAACTTATCCAATATGAATTTCGTACTTAGCCTTCCACTTAATGTGTATTGAGAATCTTTTTGTAAATTTGAGTTTGAAATGAAGTTCTGTTATCATATTTTACTTTGTAATGAGGTTTGTTATTCAGGGAGAAGTATTTGCAGCTATGTGAACTTGTAGAAGATGAAAGAGTTGATATATCAAGTACTGTGATTGATGAAGATGCTCCTATGGAGGATGATGTAGTCCGAAGCTTGAGAACAAGTCCCATACATTCTTCTAAGGATCGCACTTCAATAGATGATTTTGAGATAATAAAACCAATAAGCCGTGGGGCATTTGGACGAGTTTTCTTGGCAAAAAAGAGAACTACTGGAGATCTTTTTGCCATAAAGGTAATTAGGTGTGATGTTGACACTTCTAATTCTTTTGAAGCTAAGTTAGGTGTGATCTTTTTGCCCCTAAGACTTTTTGCATTTGAGGGTTCTGAGAAACTCACTGAAAGTTAATTTTCGGTCTTCTTGACGTTAATGTTAcatgttttccttttttacaTTGTCAACTAGACATAAAATCTGATATGAAAACTCTGTGCTTCTTCACTTTTTAACAGGTACTTAAAAAAGCAGACATGATTCGTAAGAATGCTGTTGAAAGTATACTTGCAGAGCgagatattttaatttcagttCGCAATCCTTTTGTGGTGAGCAGATCTAACATGTAAAACTTTAGCTTACACTGGGATTTACTCGTCTATTTTAACATGTATGTGCACTTGTCAGGTTCgctttttttattcatttacaTGTCGTGAGAATTTATACCTTGTGATGGAGTACTTGAATGGGGGAGATTTATATTCTTTGTTGAGGAATTTGGGCTGCTTAGATGAAGATGTGGCTCGTGTATACATTGCTGAAGTTGTAAGTTTCTGTTGACATTTAC is a window of Mercurialis annua linkage group LG2, ddMerAnnu1.2, whole genome shotgun sequence DNA encoding:
- the LOC126666614 gene encoding probable serine/threonine protein kinase IREH1 isoform X1 — its product is MVFKNKLFFSSKKSDTSSPDGSSNSPRSIGSNSPIRSDKKKPKSVSKDDSPTPTPTATSTSASSSTSSSSFASKKLQLQSQVKDGVKKKDKESSATVQSPKKLSFSNKKSVTSSSKTATPAVPLDKATATGAASSSVSPILASSLGLNKIKTRSGPLPQESFFSFRGGGGGGDKGSSNLSRSGGGDGGLSSSSGKKEVLGQSRMMKMGSGESLISDINSNWDSNMSSGSGQLRDASPNLQGKSRLLNGEPSAEAGGYESSQGRSGGLKSSDAITPETSDCENPKESESPRFQAILRVTSAPRKRFPSDIKSFSHELNSKGVRPFPFWKPRGLNNLEEIVVVIRAKFDKAKEEVNSDLAIFAADLVGVLEKNAESHPEWQETIEDLLVLARSCAMSSPSEFWLQCEGIVQELDDRRQELPPGMLKQLHTRMLFILTRCTRLLQFHKESGLPQDENVFQLRQSRLLQSAEKLIPPSIGRDGKSSSAAKASKATSARKSYSQEQHGFNWNRGHVEQVVNSIPTVDDASKNIDTSGSRSRIASWKKLPSPAGKSVKEVATLVSKENNECQMEPSKLLNNRKLVSDADLSAPKTLELPVAKDSHDHSTKHQHKASWGYWGDQQNISDDNSIICRICEEEVPTLHVEDHSRICSMADRCDQKGVSVNERLARISETLEKIIESFTQKDTQPAVRSPDVAKASNSSVTEESDVLSPKLSDWSRRGSEDMLDCFPEADNSVFMDDLKGLPSMSCKTRFGPKSDQGMATSSAGSMTPRSPLLTPRTSQIDLLLAGKGAFPEHDDLVQMNELADIAKCVATTPLDDDRSIAYLLSCLEDLRIVIDRRKFDALTVETFGTRIEKLIREKYLQLCELVEDERVDISSTVIDEDAPMEDDVVRSLRTSPIHSSKDRTSIDDFEIIKPISRGAFGRVFLAKKRTTGDLFAIKVLKKADMIRKNAVESILAERDILISVRNPFVVRFFYSFTCRENLYLVMEYLNGGDLYSLLRNLGCLDEDVARVYIAEVVLALEYLHSLRVVHRDLKPDNLLIAHDGHIKLTDFGLSKVGLINSTDDLSGPAVGGTSMLEDDEPQLSASEQQQERRKKRSAVGTPDYLAPEILLGTGHGTTADWWSVGVILFELIVGIPPFNAEHPQIIFDNILNCKIPWPRVPEEMSTDAQDLIDRLLTEDPHQRLGAGGASEVKQHVFFKDINWDTLARQKAAFVPSSESVLDTSYFTSRYSWNTSDDHVYPASEFEDSSDADSLSGSSSCLSNRHDEVGDECGGLAEFDSSSSVNYSFSNFSFKNLSQLASINYDLLSKGWKDDPSTNSNP
- the LOC126666614 gene encoding probable serine/threonine protein kinase IREH1 isoform X2; protein product: MVFKNKLFFSSKKSDTSSPDGSSNSPRSIGSNSPIRSDKKKPKSVSKDDSPTPTPTATSTSASSSTSSSSFASKKLQLQSQVKDGVKKKDKESSATVQSPKKLSFSNKKSVTSSSKTATPAVPLDKATATGAASSSVSPILASSLGLNKIKTRSGPLPQESFFSFRGGGGGGDKGSSNLSRSGGGDGGLSSSSGKKEVLGQSRMMKMGSGESLISDINSNWDSNMSSGSGQLRDASPNLQGKSRLLNGEPSAEAGGYESSQGRSGGLKSSDAITPETSDCENPKESESPRFQAILRVTSAPRKRFPSDIKSFSHELNSKGVRPFPFWKPRGLNNLEEIVVVIRAKFDKAKEEVNSDLAIFAADLVGVLEKNAESHPEWQETIEDLLVLARSCAMSSPSEFWLQCEGIVQELDDRRQELPPGMLKQLHTRMLFILTRCTRLLQFHKESGLPQDENVFQLRQSRLLQSAEKLIPPSIGRDGKSSSAAKASKATSARKSYSQEQHGFNWNRGHVEQVVNSIPTVDDASKNIDTSGSRSRIASWKKLPSPAGKSVKEVATLVSKENNECQMEPSKLLNNRKLVSDADLSAPKTLELPVAKDSHDHSTKHQHKASWGYWGDQQNISDDNSIICRICEEEVPTLHVEDHSRICSMADRCDQKGVSVNERLARISETLEKIIESFTQKDTQPAVRSPDVAKASNSSVTEESDVLSPKLSDWSRRGSEDMLDCFPEADNSVFMDDLKGLPSMSCKTRFGPKSDQGMATSSAGSMTPRSPLLTPRTSQIDLLLAGKGAFPEHDDLVQMNELADIAKCVATTPLDDDRSIAYLLSCLEDLRIVIDRRKFDALTVETFGTRIEKLIREKYLQLCELVEDERVDISSTVIDEDAPMEDDVVRSLRTSPIHSSKDRTSIDDFEIIKPISRGAFGRVFLAKKRTTGDLFAIKVLKKADMIRKNAVESILAERDILISVRNPFVVRFFYSFTCRENLYLVMEYLNGGDLYSLLRNLGCLDEDVARVYIAEVVLALEYLHSLRVVHRDLKPDNLLIAHDGHIKLTDFGLSKVGLINSTDDLSGPAVGGTSMLEDDEPQLSASEQQQERRKKRSAVGTPDYLAPEILLGTGHGTTADWWSVGVILFELIVGIPPFNAEHPQIPWPRVPEEMSTDAQDLIDRLLTEDPHQRLGAGGASEVKQHVFFKDINWDTLARQKAAFVPSSESVLDTSYFTSRYSWNTSDDHVYPASEFEDSSDADSLSGSSSCLSNRHDEVGDECGGLAEFDSSSSVNYSFSNFSFKNLSQLASINYDLLSKGWKDDPSTNSNP